Proteins encoded by one window of Arachis ipaensis cultivar K30076 chromosome B04, Araip1.1, whole genome shotgun sequence:
- the LOC107639711 gene encoding phospholipid-transporting ATPase 1 has protein sequence MELHDATTNSSSTSVPFEISGSSSQQHVVHHDNRLSSNHNNYSKPQRVRHKSSVQFDDALLHDDSARLIYINDPKRTDDKCELPGNEIRTSKYTIVTFLPKNLFIQFHRVAYLYFLAIAALNQLPPLAVFGRTVSLFPLLFVLCVTAIKDGYEDWRRHRSDRNENNRESLVLQHDDFRPKKWKNIQAGEVVKIFADETIPADMVLLGTSDQSGLAYIQTMNLDGESNLKTRYAKQETTAAVSSEACRVSGVIRCEQPNRNIYEFTANMEFNGLKFSLSQSNIVLRGCQLKNTDWIIGVVVYAGQDTKAMMNSTPSPSKRSKLESYMNRETLWLSIFLFIMCLVVAIGMCLWLVRHNSQLDTLPYYRKRYFNNGPDNRKRYKYYGIPMEAFFSFLSSIIVFQIMIPISLYITMELVRLGQSYFMIEDGDMYDANSGSRFQCRSLNINEDLGQIRYVFSDKTGTLTENKMEFQRASVYGKNYGNSLVVADDTAAPVIPRRRWKLKSEIRVDSELLTVLQSESHGDDRIAAHEFFLTLAACNTVIPIPTGGTFSSPGTSESDEDMEGIEYQGESPDEQALVSAASAYGYTLFERTSGHIVIDVNGEKLRLDVLGLHEFDSVRKRMSVVIRFPNNVVKVLVKGADTTMFSILANDSESHNTIRDVTQSHLNEYSSLGLRTLVVASRDLSDAELEEWQSMYEEASTSLHERAAKLRQTAAFIECNLKLLGATGIEDKLQEGVPEAIESLRQAGIKVWVLTGDKQETAISIGLSCKLLTADMQQIIINGTSEADCRNLLGDAKAKYGVRSSSNQNRKQKSNAGLGDLDIPNGSKSLSLPKWNPGQEEGTTAPLALIIDGNSLVYILEKELESELFDLATSCRVVLCCRVAPLQKAGIVALIKSRTDDMTLAIGDGANDVSMIQMADVGVGICGQEGRQAVMASDFAMGQFQFLKKLLLVHGHWNYQRVAYLILYNFYRNAVFVLMLFWYILCTAFSTTSALTDWSSVFYSVIYTSVPTIFVGILDKDLSHRTLLKYPKLYTAGHRQEAYNLHLFWITMIDTVWQSLVLFYTPLFTYKDSAIDIWSMGSLWTIAVVILVNVHLAMDINRWVLITHAAVWGSIIITYGCMIVLDSIPVFPNYWTIYRLAVSPTYWITILLIIIVALLPRFTCKVVCQIFWPSDIQIAREAELLRKRHNHVQSRQQVSS, from the exons GTAATCACAATAATTATAGTAAGCCTCAGAGGGTTAGGCACAAGAGCAGCGTGCAGTTTGATGATGCTTTGTTGCATGATGATAGTGCTAGGTTGATATATATTAATGATCCTAAGAGGACTGATGATAAGTGTGAGTTGCCGGGGAATGAGATCAGGACTAGTAAATACACAATTGTTACCTTCTTGCCTAAGAATCTTTTTATTCAGTTTCATAGGGTTGCTTATTTGTATTTCCTTGCTATTGCGGCTCTCAATCAGCTTCCTCCCTTGGCCGTATTTGGGAGGACTGTGTCACTCTTCCCGCTATTGTTTGTGCTCTGCGTCACGGCTATTAAGGATGGATATGAAGACTGGCGGCGGCACAGGTCGGATCGCAATGAGAACAACCGGGAATCATTGGTGCTTCAGCATGATGATTTCCGGCCGAAGAAGTGGAAGAATATACAAGCTGGTGAGGTTGTTAAGATCTTTGCTGATGAGACGATTCCAGCTGACATGGTCTTGCTGGGGACAAGTGATCAAAGTGGGCTTGCCTATATTCAGACAATGAATTTGGATGGAGAGTCGAATTTGAAGACTAGGTATGCTAAGCAGGAAACAACTGCTGCAGTTTCTTCGGAAGCTTGTCGTGTTTCTGGGGTTATCAGATGCGAGCAGCCTAACCGGAATATTTATGAGTTCACGGCAAACATGGAGTTCAACGGACTTAAGTTTTCGCTTAGCCAGTCTAACATTGTTCTGCGTGGTTGCCAACTGAAGAACACAGATTGGATCATTGGTGTTGTGGTTTATGCGGGACAAGACACAAAAGCAATGATGAACAGCACACCTTCTCCTTCTAAGAGAAGCAAACTTGAAAGTTACATGAACAGAGAAACCCTTTGGTTGTCgatttttcttttcatcatgTGTTTAGTTGTGGCCATTGGGATGTGTCTTTGGCTGGTGCGGCACAACAGCCAGCTTGATACCTTGCCTTACTACAGAAAACGATACTTCAACAATGGGCCAGATAATAGAAAGAGATACAAGTATTATGGGATACCAATGGAGGCATTTTTCTCCTTCTTGAGTTCCATTATAGTGTTTCAGATAATGATACCAATATCTCTTTACATCACGATGGAATTGGTTCGTTTGGGCCAGTCATACTTCATGATTGAAGATGGGGATATGTATGATGCTAACTCTGGATCAAGGTTTCAGTGTAGGTCATTAAATATAAATGAAGATTTGGGTCAAATACGCTATGTATTTTCAGACAAGACAGGAACACTAACCGAAAACAAAATGGAATTCCAGAGAGCTAGTGTATATGGGAAGAATTACGGGAACTCGTTGGTCGTGGCTGATGATACAG CTGCCCCTGTTATTCCTAGACGGAGATGGAAGCTCAAATCTGAAATCAGAGTTGATTCTGAACTGCTGACAGTGTTGCAGAGTGAATCACATGGAGATGACAGAATTGCTGCGCATGAGTTTTTTCTTACATTGGCAGCTTGCAATACTGTGATCCCTATTCCTACTGGTGGTACATTTTCCAGTCCTGGAACAAGTGAATCAGATGAAGATATGGAAGGTATTGAGTACCAGGGAGAATCCCCTGATGAACAAGCTCTAGTCTCTGCTGCTTCTGCATATGGATATACTCTTTTTGAGCGAACATCCGGACACATTGTCATCGACGTCAATGGTGAGAAGCTCAG ATTGGACGTATTGGGCCTACACGAGTTTGATAGTGTGCGCAAGAGGATGTCTGTTGTTATTCGTTTTCCCAACAACGTTGTAAAGGTGTTAGTCAAAGGTGCTGATACTACAATGTttagcattttagcaaatgacaGTGAGAGCCACAATACCATACGAGATGTAACTCAGAGTCATCTGAATGAATATTCTTCACTAGGTCTGCGCACTCTTGTAGTTGCATCTAGAGATCTTTCAGATGCTGAACTTGAAGAGTGGCAAAGCATGTATGAAGAGGCAAGCACTTCTTTGCATGAAAGAGCTGCTAAACTACGTCAAACAGCAGCGTTTATAGAATGCAACTTAAAGCTACTTGGAGCAACGGGAATTGAGGACAAGCTGCAAGAGGGTGTACCAGAAGCCATTGAGTCCCTGCGGCAAGCTGGAATCAAGGTCTGGGTTCTTACTGGTGATAAGCAGGAGACAGCAATTTCAATTGGTCTCTCTTGCAAACTTCTCACTGCAGATATGCAACAGATTATTATAAATGGCACTTCAGAGGCTGATTGTCGTAATCTTTTGGGTGATGCTAAAGCTAAATATGGCGTGAGGTCTTCAAGTAATCAGAATCGGAAACAAAAATCCAATGCTGGACTTGGTGATCTTGATATTCCCAATGGTTCGAAGTCATTGAGTTTGCCTAAGTGGAATCCAGGACAGGAAGAAGGAACTACTGCTCCATTGGCACTCATAATTGATGGGAACAGTTTGGTTTATATTTTGGAGAAGGAATTAGAGTCAGAG CTTTTCGACCTGGCAACTTCCTGTAGGGTTGTCTTGTGCTGTCGTGTTGCTCCTTTGCAGAAAGCTGGAATTGTTGCTTTGATAAAGAGCCGCACAGATGATATGACACTGGCAATTGGTGATG GGGCCAATGATGTGTCGATGATCCAAATGGCAGATGTTGGTGTTGGAATATGTGGGCAGGAAGGGCGCCAAGCGGTGATGGCATCAGATTTTGCAATGGGGCAATTTCAGTTCTTGAAAAAATTACTCCTGGTTCATGGGCACTGGAATTATCAGCGTGTGGCTTACTTAATTCTGTACAACTTTTACCGCAATGCTGTCTTTGTATTGATGTTATTCTG GTATATATTATGCACTGCTTTTTCTACAACATCTGCGTTGACAGATTGGAGTAGTGTATTCTATTCTGTGATATACACATCTGTACCTACCATTTTTGTTGGTATTCTGGACAAAGACTTGAGCCATAGGACACTCTTGAAGTATCCGAAGCTGTACACTGCTGGTCACAGGCAAGAGGCATACAATTTGCACTTATTCTGGATCACAATGATTGACACAGTATGGCAGAGCCTTGTTCTCTTCTACACTCCTTTGTTCACATACAAGGATAGTGCGATTGATATATGGAGCATGGGCAGTTTGTGGACAATTGCGGTTGTTATTCTTGTGAATGTACACCTGGCCATGGACATCAATCGTTGGGTATTAATTACTCATGCTGCTGTATGGGGATCAATAATCATTACATATGGTTGCATGATAGTCTTGGATTCAATACCTGTCTTTCCCAATTACTG GACTATTTATCGTCTGGCAGTGTCCCCTACATATTGGATAACCATTTTGCTTATAATTATCGTAGCGCTGCTCCCTCGCTTTACTTGCAAAGTTGTTTGCCAAATCTTTTGGCCTTCAGATATCCAGATAGCCAGAGAAGCTGAGCTACTGAGAAAACGACATAATCATGTGCAGTCGAGGCAACAAGTTTCCAGTTAA